The proteins below are encoded in one region of Pseudomonas putida S13.1.2:
- the zur gene encoding zinc uptake transcriptional repressor Zur produces MSITPLANRPHDHSHCVHSALAEADALCTRQGLRLTALRRRVLELVWQSHKPLGAYDILAVLSEQDGRRAAPPTVYRALDFLLENGLVHRIASLNAFIGCSHPEHVHQGQFLICRACHVAIELEQSSISDAIINSAKGVGFTVETQTVEVVGLCGSCRSAA; encoded by the coding sequence ATGTCCATCACGCCGCTGGCCAACCGTCCTCACGATCATTCCCATTGCGTACACAGCGCACTGGCTGAAGCCGACGCCTTGTGCACCCGCCAGGGCTTGCGCCTGACCGCGCTGCGCCGCCGTGTGCTGGAGCTGGTGTGGCAAAGCCACAAGCCGCTGGGCGCCTACGACATCCTCGCCGTGCTCAGCGAGCAGGATGGCCGCCGTGCCGCCCCGCCCACGGTGTACCGCGCACTGGACTTCCTGCTGGAAAACGGCCTGGTGCACCGCATCGCCTCGCTCAACGCCTTCATCGGCTGCAGCCACCCCGAACACGTGCACCAGGGCCAGTTCCTGATTTGCCGGGCCTGCCATGTGGCCATCGAGCTGGAGCAGAGCAGCATCAGCGACGCCATCATCAACAGCGCCAAAGGCGTGGGCTTCACGGTCGAGACGCAGACCGTCGAAGTGGTCGGCCTGTGCGGCAGCTGCCGGAGCGCGGCATGA
- the znuB gene encoding zinc ABC transporter permease subunit ZnuB, whose amino-acid sequence MADFLLYALLAGLSLALVAGPLGSFVVWRRMAYFGDTLSHAALLGVALGFALDVSPALAVTIGCLLLAILLVTLQQRQPLASDTLLGILAPSTLSLGLVVLSFMHDVRIDLMAYLFGDLLAISTTDLAWILGGSALVLLLLAALWRPLLAVTVHEELAMVEGLPVAGLRLALMLLIAVVIAVAMKIVGVLLITSLLIIPAAAAQRHARSPEQMALGASLLGVIAVCGGLAMSWFKDTPAGPSIVVCAAVLFLLSLALPKR is encoded by the coding sequence ATGGCTGATTTTCTTCTCTACGCCTTGCTTGCCGGTTTGTCCCTGGCGCTGGTGGCCGGCCCGCTGGGCTCCTTCGTGGTGTGGCGACGCATGGCCTATTTTGGCGACACCCTGTCCCACGCCGCCCTGCTCGGCGTAGCCCTGGGCTTTGCCCTGGATGTCAGCCCGGCGCTGGCAGTTACCATCGGCTGCCTGCTGCTGGCGATCCTGCTGGTCACCTTGCAGCAACGCCAGCCGCTGGCGTCCGATACCCTGCTCGGCATTCTCGCCCCCAGCACCCTGTCGCTGGGCCTGGTGGTACTGAGCTTCATGCACGATGTGCGCATCGACCTGATGGCCTACCTGTTCGGCGACCTGCTGGCCATCAGCACCACCGACCTGGCCTGGATCCTGGGCGGCAGTGCGCTGGTGCTGCTGCTACTGGCCGCGCTGTGGCGGCCGCTGCTGGCGGTTACCGTGCACGAAGAACTGGCCATGGTCGAAGGCCTGCCGGTGGCCGGCCTGCGCCTGGCACTGATGCTGCTGATTGCGGTGGTGATTGCCGTGGCCATGAAGATCGTCGGTGTGCTGCTGATCACCTCGCTGTTGATCATCCCCGCGGCTGCGGCGCAGCGTCACGCCCGCTCCCCCGAGCAGATGGCCCTGGGCGCCAGCCTGCTGGGCGTTATCGCCGTCTGCGGTGGGCTGGCCATGTCCTGGTTCAAGGACACACCCGCAGGCCCGTCGATCGTGGTGTGCGCGGCGGTGCTATTCTTGCTGAGCCTGGCCCTGCCGAAACGCTGA
- a CDS encoding PA5502 family lipoprotein, with protein sequence MKPFASRYLLVAAFSLFLAACSSAPVEQATAPAQADAWQQLQQNIASNELATAEDQLAALQAQSPDDARLEQYQRQLAEAYLQRSQIVLQKGDVNAAATALARARALMPQAPAVTGGDPLSQARKAELEKAEAALKAAEAKPKARIIDPTAPSTVVALKTTDSRAMRRQLDDIAADVVSYDCDVVFQVPRTNDAPWLKTLLEKRVRKIDSGFELKQKHQIQRSLPAQVVLVPHQR encoded by the coding sequence ATGAAGCCGTTCGCCTCCCGTTATCTGCTTGTTGCCGCGTTTTCCCTGTTCCTGGCTGCCTGTTCCAGCGCGCCGGTCGAACAGGCCACCGCACCTGCCCAAGCCGATGCCTGGCAGCAGTTGCAACAAAACATCGCCAGCAACGAGCTGGCCACCGCCGAAGACCAGCTGGCAGCCCTGCAGGCCCAGTCGCCGGATGACGCACGCCTGGAGCAATACCAGCGTCAGTTGGCCGAAGCCTATCTGCAACGCAGCCAGATCGTCTTGCAAAAGGGCGATGTGAACGCGGCCGCCACCGCCCTGGCCCGTGCCCGTGCATTGATGCCGCAAGCCCCGGCCGTAACCGGTGGCGATCCGCTGTCCCAGGCACGCAAGGCCGAGCTGGAGAAGGCGGAGGCTGCCTTGAAAGCCGCCGAAGCCAAGCCCAAGGCACGCATCATCGACCCGACAGCGCCAAGCACGGTGGTGGCGTTGAAGACCACTGACAGCCGTGCCATGCGCCGCCAGCTCGATGACATTGCCGCCGATGTGGTGAGCTATGACTGCGACGTGGTGTTCCAGGTGCCGCGTACCAACGATGCGCCCTGGCTGAAGACCTTGCTGGAGAAGCGTGTGCGCAAGATTGACAGCGGGTTCGAGCTGAAGCAGAAGCATCAGATTCAGCGCTCGCTGCCGGCGCAGGTGGTTCTGGTACCGCATCAGCGCTGA
- a CDS encoding DUF2782 domain-containing protein translates to MRALNRLLLLGLLATTPVVTLAADDAPSADPEVTIRTEGDKTIQEYRQNGFLYAIKITPKNGKPYFLVRADGTDANFIRSDQPDMLIPSWKIFEW, encoded by the coding sequence ATGCGTGCACTCAATCGCCTGTTACTGCTCGGCCTGTTGGCAACCACGCCAGTCGTCACCCTGGCGGCGGATGACGCCCCCTCGGCCGATCCCGAGGTGACCATTCGCACGGAAGGCGACAAAACCATCCAGGAGTACCGGCAGAACGGTTTCCTGTATGCGATCAAGATCACGCCGAAAAACGGCAAGCCTTATTTTCTGGTGCGCGCTGATGGCACTGATGCCAATTTCATTCGATCCGACCAGCCGGACATGCTGATTCCGTCCTGGAAGATCTTCGAGTGGTAA
- the katE gene encoding catalase HPII, translated as MPSKKTDAPKQSEAAGTQTPDRANTNAKLQSLEADRSDATGHALRTNQGVRIADNQNTLKAGDRGPSLLEDFIMREKITHFDHERIPERIVHARGTGAHGFFQSYGNHAELTKAGFLQDPEKITPVFVRFSTVQGPRGSGDTVRDVRGFAVKFYTDEGNFDLVGNNMPVFFIQDAIKFPDFVHAVKPEPHNEIPTGGSAHDTFWDFVSLVPESAHMVMWAMSDRAIPRSLRMMEGFGVHTFRLINAEGVASFVKFHWKPSQGVHSLLWDEAQKLAGKDTDFQRRDLWEAIETGDYPEWELGVQIVPEADEHKFDFDLLDPTKIIPEELVPVTPLGKMVLNRNPDNFFAEVEQVAFCPGHIVPGIDFTNDPLLQGRLFSYTDTQLSRLGGPNFHQIPINRPVAPNHNNQRDALHQHTVHRGRASYEPNSIDGGWPKETPPAAQDGGFESFQERIDAHKIRQRSESFGDHFSQARLFFQSMSPTEQQHIIKAYSFELGKVEREAIRAREVNEILANIDLKLAAAVAANLGLPAPKAGTVQVKGSKLAESPALSQMNHPGVVGIKGRKIAVLLADGVDAGSVDRLVKALEAHSARIMLLGPTSAPVKAADGKALPVDASMEGMPSIMFDGVLVPAGKAALDALGASGLAKHFLLEAYKHLKAIGFATEGKVLVDALGLKEDKGLLLGDDQKTLDAFVKAVEGHRVWEREAAAQAVPA; from the coding sequence ATGCCCAGCAAGAAAACGGACGCGCCCAAGCAGAGCGAAGCCGCCGGCACCCAGACCCCTGACCGGGCCAATACCAATGCCAAGCTGCAAAGCCTGGAGGCCGACCGCAGCGATGCGACCGGGCATGCGCTGCGCACCAACCAGGGCGTGCGCATCGCTGACAACCAGAACACCCTGAAGGCGGGTGACCGCGGGCCCTCGCTGCTTGAAGACTTCATCATGCGCGAGAAGATCACCCACTTCGACCATGAACGGATCCCCGAGCGCATCGTGCACGCACGCGGTACCGGGGCCCACGGGTTCTTCCAGAGCTATGGCAACCACGCAGAGCTGACCAAGGCCGGCTTCCTGCAGGACCCGGAAAAGATCACCCCGGTTTTCGTGCGCTTTTCCACGGTGCAGGGCCCACGCGGTTCTGGCGACACGGTGCGCGATGTGCGGGGCTTTGCCGTCAAGTTTTACACCGACGAAGGCAATTTCGACCTGGTCGGCAACAACATGCCGGTGTTTTTCATCCAGGATGCCATCAAGTTCCCCGATTTTGTCCACGCGGTAAAGCCAGAGCCACACAACGAGATACCTACCGGCGGCTCGGCGCATGACACCTTCTGGGATTTTGTCTCGCTGGTGCCGGAGTCGGCCCACATGGTCATGTGGGCCATGTCTGACCGCGCCATCCCGCGCAGCCTGCGAATGATGGAAGGCTTTGGCGTGCACACCTTCCGCCTGATCAATGCCGAGGGTGTGGCCAGCTTCGTCAAGTTTCACTGGAAGCCGAGCCAGGGCGTGCATTCGCTGCTGTGGGACGAAGCCCAGAAACTGGCGGGCAAGGACACCGACTTCCAGCGCCGTGACCTGTGGGAAGCCATTGAAACCGGCGACTACCCGGAATGGGAGCTGGGCGTGCAGATTGTGCCGGAGGCTGACGAACACAAGTTCGACTTCGACCTGCTGGACCCGACCAAGATCATTCCCGAAGAACTGGTACCCGTTACCCCGCTGGGCAAGATGGTGCTGAACCGCAACCCGGACAACTTCTTCGCCGAGGTCGAGCAGGTTGCCTTCTGCCCTGGCCATATCGTGCCGGGTATCGACTTCACCAATGACCCACTGCTGCAGGGCCGGCTGTTCTCCTATACCGACACGCAACTGAGCCGGCTGGGCGGGCCGAACTTCCACCAGATCCCGATCAACCGCCCTGTGGCGCCCAACCACAACAACCAGCGCGACGCTTTGCACCAGCACACCGTGCACAGGGGCCGTGCCTCGTATGAGCCGAACTCCATCGACGGTGGCTGGCCGAAGGAAACGCCACCTGCGGCACAGGACGGCGGATTCGAGAGCTTCCAGGAACGCATTGATGCGCACAAGATTCGCCAGCGCAGCGAGTCGTTCGGCGACCATTTCTCGCAAGCGCGGTTGTTCTTCCAGAGCATGAGCCCGACAGAGCAACAGCACATCATCAAGGCCTACAGCTTCGAGCTGGGCAAGGTCGAGCGCGAGGCCATTCGTGCCCGAGAGGTGAACGAGATTCTGGCCAACATCGACCTCAAGCTGGCGGCCGCCGTAGCCGCCAACCTGGGGTTGCCGGCACCCAAGGCGGGCACCGTTCAGGTGAAAGGCAGCAAGCTTGCCGAGTCCCCGGCATTGAGCCAGATGAACCATCCGGGGGTTGTGGGTATCAAGGGGCGCAAGATAGCCGTGCTGCTGGCTGATGGCGTGGATGCTGGCAGTGTCGACCGGCTGGTCAAGGCGCTTGAGGCGCACAGCGCGCGCATAATGCTGCTTGGGCCCACCTCGGCACCGGTCAAGGCTGCCGACGGCAAGGCACTGCCAGTGGACGCTTCGATGGAGGGCATGCCTTCGATCATGTTCGACGGGGTGCTGGTACCGGCCGGCAAGGCCGCACTTGATGCGCTCGGGGCGAGTGGCTTGGCCAAGCACTTCCTGCTCGAGGCTTACAAGCACCTGAAGGCGATCGGCTTTGCCACAGAGGGCAAGGTGCTGGTGGACGCGCTGGGCCTGAAGGAGGACAAGGGGCTGTTGCTGGGCGATGACCAGAAGACGCTGGATGCTTTCGTCAAAGCGGTCGAGGGGCATCGGGTGTGGGAGCGTGAAGCTGCTGCGCAGGCTGTACCGGCCTAA
- the polA gene encoding DNA polymerase I, translated as MSQAPLVLVDGSSYLYRAFHALPPLTTSKGMPTGAVKGVLNMLKSLRKQYPDSLFAVVFDAKGGTFRDAMFAEYKANRPSMPDDLRVQVEPLHASVKALGYPLLCVEGVEADDVIGTLARSAAAQGRPVIISTGDKDMAQLVDGHITLVNTMTGSVLDVAGVHEKFGVGPEHIIDFLALMGDKVDNIPGVPGVGEKTAVGLLTGIGGGLSDLYANLDKVPALAIRGAKTLPAKLEEHRDAAFLSYELATIKVDVPLDVEVDALVCGEPDREALQALYTEMEFKSWVAEVQRDAARAGEDVAPVEEPAAKVEPKYETILDQARFDAWLEKLRQAPLFAFDTETTGLDAQKAQLVGLSFAVAPHEAAYVPLAHDYEGAPAQLDRETVLLALKPLLEDPAKAKVGQNAKYDINILANGSPAIEMRGVAYDTMLESYVLNSTATRHDMDSLAQKYLGHTTIAFEDIAGKGTKQLTFNQIHLDKAGPYAAEDADITLRLHQALQARLAQTPSVQPVLMDIEMPLVPVLAKIERQGALVDAALLQVQSGELGVKMAELELRAYELAGEEFNLGSPKQLGSILYDKLGMPVLSKTAKGQPSTAEAVLDELALLGYPLPEVLMQYRSLSKLKSTYTDKLPGQINPRTGRIHTSYQQAVAATGRLSSSDPNLQNIPIRTAEGRRIRQAFIASPGYKLLAADYSQIELRIMAHLAKDEGLLHAFRNDLDVHRATAAEVFSVALEDVTTDQRRKAKAINFGLIYGMSAFGLAKQIGVDRKQSQDYIDRYFARYPGVLAYMERTRAQAAEQGFVETLFGRRLYLPDINAKNPALRKGAERTAINAPMQGTAADIIKRAMVNVDNWLSESGLDARVILQVHDELVLEVREDLVQQVKDEIRQYMSQAAQLDVPLLVEAGIGANWDEAH; from the coding sequence ATGAGCCAAGCCCCCCTCGTCCTGGTGGACGGTTCCTCCTACCTGTACCGCGCCTTCCACGCGCTGCCGCCGCTGACCACGTCCAAGGGCATGCCGACCGGTGCGGTGAAGGGTGTGCTGAACATGCTCAAGAGCCTGCGCAAACAGTACCCCGACAGCTTGTTCGCGGTGGTGTTCGACGCCAAGGGCGGCACCTTCCGTGATGCCATGTTCGCAGAGTACAAGGCCAACCGCCCAAGCATGCCTGACGATCTGCGTGTGCAGGTCGAGCCACTGCATGCCAGCGTGAAGGCGCTGGGCTATCCGCTGCTGTGCGTCGAGGGTGTCGAAGCCGACGACGTCATCGGCACCCTGGCGCGCAGCGCTGCCGCCCAGGGCCGCCCGGTGATCATCTCGACCGGTGACAAGGACATGGCTCAGCTGGTGGACGGGCACATTACCTTGGTCAACACCATGACCGGTAGCGTGCTGGACGTGGCTGGCGTGCACGAGAAATTTGGCGTCGGCCCGGAACATATCATCGACTTCCTGGCCCTGATGGGTGACAAGGTCGACAACATCCCAGGCGTCCCCGGCGTTGGCGAAAAAACTGCGGTGGGCCTGCTGACCGGTATCGGCGGCGGCCTCAGCGATCTGTATGCGAACCTGGACAAGGTGCCGGCACTGGCCATTCGCGGCGCCAAGACCCTGCCGGCCAAGCTTGAAGAACACCGGGACGCGGCATTCCTGTCCTACGAGCTGGCCACCATCAAGGTCGATGTACCGCTGGACGTCGAAGTTGATGCACTGGTGTGCGGTGAGCCTGACCGCGAAGCGCTGCAAGCGCTGTACACCGAGATGGAATTCAAGAGCTGGGTTGCCGAGGTGCAGCGAGACGCCGCAAGGGCTGGTGAGGATGTTGCGCCGGTCGAAGAGCCGGCGGCCAAGGTCGAGCCGAAGTACGAAACCATTCTTGACCAAGCCCGTTTCGACGCCTGGCTAGAAAAGCTTCGCCAGGCGCCGCTGTTCGCCTTCGATACCGAAACAACCGGCCTGGATGCCCAAAAGGCGCAGCTGGTTGGCCTGTCGTTCGCTGTCGCGCCCCATGAGGCGGCTTATGTGCCGTTGGCCCACGACTATGAAGGCGCACCGGCCCAGCTGGACCGCGAGACCGTATTGCTGGCACTGAAACCGCTGCTGGAAGACCCGGCCAAGGCCAAGGTCGGGCAGAACGCCAAGTACGACATCAATATCCTCGCCAACGGCTCGCCCGCCATCGAAATGCGCGGTGTGGCTTACGACACCATGCTCGAATCATACGTGCTGAACTCCACCGCCACCCGTCACGACATGGACAGCCTGGCGCAGAAGTACCTCGGCCACACCACCATTGCCTTCGAGGACATCGCCGGCAAAGGCACCAAGCAGCTCACCTTCAACCAGATCCACCTGGACAAGGCCGGCCCCTACGCTGCCGAAGATGCCGACATCACCCTGCGCCTGCACCAGGCGTTGCAGGCGCGCCTGGCACAGACGCCGAGCGTGCAGCCGGTGCTGATGGACATCGAGATGCCGCTGGTGCCGGTGTTGGCCAAGATCGAGCGCCAGGGTGCGCTGGTCGACGCCGCACTGTTACAGGTGCAGAGCGGTGAACTGGGCGTGAAGATGGCCGAACTGGAGCTGCGTGCCTACGAGTTGGCCGGTGAGGAATTCAACCTTGGCTCGCCCAAGCAGCTGGGTTCGATCCTTTACGACAAGCTGGGCATGCCGGTGCTGAGCAAGACCGCCAAGGGCCAGCCATCCACCGCCGAAGCCGTGCTGGATGAACTGGCCCTGCTTGGTTATCCACTGCCTGAGGTACTGATGCAGTACCGCAGCCTGAGCAAGCTCAAGAGCACCTACACCGACAAGCTGCCGGGCCAGATCAACCCGCGCACCGGGCGTATCCACACCTCCTATCAGCAGGCAGTGGCGGCTACCGGCCGGCTGTCGTCGAGCGACCCGAACCTGCAGAACATCCCGATTCGTACCGCCGAAGGCCGGCGTATCCGCCAGGCGTTCATTGCCAGCCCGGGCTACAAACTGCTGGCGGCGGACTACTCGCAGATCGAGCTGCGCATCATGGCCCACCTGGCCAAGGACGAAGGCTTGCTGCACGCCTTCCGCAACGACCTTGACGTACACCGGGCGACGGCGGCGGAAGTGTTCAGCGTGGCCCTGGAAGACGTCACCACCGACCAGCGCCGCAAGGCCAAGGCCATCAACTTCGGCCTGATCTACGGGATGAGCGCCTTCGGCCTGGCCAAGCAGATCGGCGTCGACCGCAAGCAGTCGCAGGATTACATCGACCGCTACTTCGCCCGCTACCCGGGCGTGCTGGCCTACATGGAGCGCACCCGTGCGCAGGCCGCCGAGCAAGGCTTTGTCGAAACCCTGTTCGGCCGTCGGCTGTACCTGCCAGACATCAACGCCAAGAACCCGGCCCTGCGCAAAGGCGCCGAGCGTACGGCGATCAACGCGCCGATGCAGGGCACTGCCGCGGACATCATCAAGCGAGCCATGGTCAATGTGGATAACTGGTTGAGCGAGAGCGGGCTGGATGCCCGGGTGATCCTGCAGGTACACGATGAACTGGTACTGGAGGTGCGTGAGGACCTGGTGCAGCAGGTGAAAGATGAAATTCGCCAGTACATGAGCCAGGCCGCGCAGCTGGATGTGCCGCTGCTGGTGGAAGCAGGAATCGGCGCGAATTGGGACGAAGCTCACTGA
- the znuC gene encoding zinc ABC transporter ATP-binding protein ZnuC, translating to MSDALIRLEQVGVTFGGEAVLDSIDLSVAPGQIVTLIGPNGAGKTTLVRAVLGLLKPHRGKVWRKPKLRIGYMPQKIQVDATLPLSVLRFLRLVPGVDRAAALSALQEVGAEQVIDSPIQTISGGEMQRVLLARALLREPQLLVLDEPVQGVDVVGQTELYNLITRLRDRHGCGVLMVSHDLHLVMSATDQVVCLNRHVCCSGHPEQVSGDPAFVELFGQTAPSLAIYHHHHDHSHDLHGSVVAPGTHVHGEHCKHG from the coding sequence ATGAGCGATGCCCTGATCCGCCTGGAGCAGGTCGGCGTCACCTTTGGCGGCGAGGCGGTGCTCGACAGCATCGACCTGTCGGTCGCCCCCGGCCAGATCGTCACCCTGATCGGCCCAAACGGGGCGGGCAAGACGACCCTGGTGCGCGCCGTACTCGGGCTGCTCAAGCCGCACCGCGGCAAGGTATGGCGCAAGCCGAAGCTGCGCATTGGCTACATGCCGCAAAAGATTCAGGTCGATGCCACGCTGCCGCTGTCGGTGCTGCGCTTTCTGCGCCTGGTGCCCGGCGTAGACCGCGCAGCAGCCTTGTCGGCGCTACAGGAAGTGGGCGCCGAACAGGTCATCGACAGCCCGATCCAGACCATTTCCGGTGGCGAGATGCAACGCGTGCTGCTGGCCCGCGCCCTGCTGCGCGAACCCCAGTTGCTGGTGCTCGACGAGCCGGTGCAGGGCGTGGACGTGGTCGGCCAGACCGAGCTGTACAACCTCATCACCCGCCTGCGTGATCGCCATGGTTGCGGCGTGCTGATGGTTTCCCACGACCTGCACCTGGTGATGAGCGCCACCGATCAGGTGGTATGCCTGAACCGTCACGTGTGCTGCTCGGGCCACCCCGAGCAGGTCAGCGGCGACCCGGCGTTCGTCGAACTGTTTGGCCAGACTGCGCCGAGCCTGGCCATCTACCACCACCACCACGACCACAGCCACGACCTGCACGGTTCGGTGGTCGCCCCTGGCACCCATGTTCACGGAGAGCACTGCAAGCATGGCTGA
- a CDS encoding homoserine kinase: MSVFTPVTRPELETFLAPYELGRLLDFQGIAAGTENSNFFVSLEQGEFVLTLIERGPSEDMPFFIELLDTLHDADMPVPYAIRDRDGNGLRELCGKPALLQPRLSGKHIKAPNNQHCAQVGELLAHIHLATREHIIERRTDRGLDWMLASGAELLPRLSAEQAALLQPALDEITAHKAQILALPRANLHADLFRDNVMFEGTHLTGVIDFYNACSGPMLYDIAITVNDWCLDEKGAVDVPRAQALLAAYAALRPFTAAEAELWPEMLRVGCVRFWLSRLIAAESFAGMDVMIHDPSEFEVRLAQRQKVALHLPFAL, encoded by the coding sequence ATGTCAGTCTTCACCCCCGTGACCCGGCCTGAGCTGGAAACCTTTCTGGCACCGTATGAGCTGGGCCGTCTGCTCGACTTCCAGGGCATTGCCGCCGGCACCGAGAACAGCAATTTCTTCGTCAGCCTCGAACAGGGGGAGTTCGTCCTGACGCTGATCGAGCGTGGGCCAAGCGAGGACATGCCGTTCTTCATCGAACTGCTCGACACCCTGCACGACGCCGACATGCCTGTGCCCTACGCCATTCGGGATCGCGACGGCAACGGCCTGCGCGAGCTGTGCGGCAAGCCGGCGCTGCTGCAGCCACGGCTGTCGGGCAAGCACATCAAGGCGCCCAACAACCAGCACTGCGCCCAGGTCGGCGAGCTGCTGGCGCACATTCACCTGGCCACCCGCGAGCACATCATCGAGCGCCGCACCGACCGTGGCCTGGACTGGATGCTGGCCTCGGGTGCCGAGCTGCTGCCACGCCTGTCCGCCGAGCAAGCCGCACTGCTGCAGCCGGCGCTGGATGAAATCACCGCGCACAAGGCACAGATCCTCGCGTTGCCACGGGCCAACCTGCATGCTGACCTGTTCCGCGACAACGTGATGTTCGAAGGCACTCACCTGACCGGCGTGATCGACTTCTACAACGCCTGCTCCGGGCCGATGCTGTATGACATCGCCATCACCGTGAACGACTGGTGCCTGGATGAGAAGGGCGCGGTGGATGTACCGCGTGCCCAGGCATTGCTGGCAGCCTATGCAGCGCTGCGGCCGTTCACGGCGGCCGAAGCCGAGCTGTGGCCGGAAATGTTGCGGGTAGGCTGCGTGCGCTTCTGGCTGTCGCGCCTGATTGCGGCCGAGTCGTTTGCCGGGATGGATGTGATGATCCATGACCCGAGCGAGTTCGAAGTGCGCCTGGCGCAGCGCCAGAAGGTGGCCTTGCACCTGCCGTTCGCCCTCTAG
- a CDS encoding zinc ABC transporter substrate-binding protein: METLLCYLFLTTRVSTVSRFLALFVAFIAFSAQADVRVLTSIKPLQQIAAAVQDGVGSPDVLLPPGASPHHYALRPSDVRRVGDADLLYWIGPDMENFLPRVLASRSKATVAVQSLAGMKLRHFGEDSHSHEEEGHDDHDHDHRPGSLDAHLWLSSANARVIAAKMAADLAQVDPANAARYQSNLKAFDERLDALDGRIKARVAGIADKPYFVFHEAFDYFEAEYGLKHTGVFSVASEVQPGAQHVAAMRKRLQEVGKTCVFSEPPLRPRLAETLTAGLPVRLAELDALGGTDPVDGKGYERLLEKLGGELAGCLEQL; this comes from the coding sequence ATGGAGACGTTATTATGTTACCTGTTTCTGACGACTCGAGTATCCACCGTGTCCCGATTCCTAGCTCTGTTTGTCGCTTTCATCGCATTTTCTGCCCAGGCCGATGTGCGTGTGCTCACCAGTATCAAGCCCCTGCAGCAGATTGCCGCCGCCGTGCAGGATGGCGTTGGCAGCCCTGACGTGTTGCTGCCGCCAGGCGCCTCGCCGCACCACTATGCATTGCGCCCGTCCGATGTGCGGCGGGTGGGTGATGCCGACCTGCTGTACTGGATCGGCCCGGACATGGAGAACTTCCTGCCGCGGGTGCTGGCAAGCCGCAGCAAGGCCACGGTGGCTGTGCAGTCGCTTGCGGGCATGAAGCTGCGCCACTTTGGCGAGGACAGCCATTCCCATGAGGAAGAAGGCCACGACGATCATGACCACGACCACCGTCCAGGCAGCCTGGACGCACACTTGTGGTTATCGTCGGCTAATGCGCGGGTAATTGCGGCTAAAATGGCGGCTGACCTGGCGCAGGTCGATCCGGCCAATGCGGCTCGCTACCAGAGCAACCTGAAGGCCTTCGATGAGCGGCTGGATGCGCTGGATGGACGTATCAAGGCGCGGGTGGCCGGTATTGCCGACAAGCCGTACTTCGTGTTCCACGAAGCGTTCGATTACTTCGAGGCTGAATATGGCTTGAAGCACACCGGGGTGTTCAGCGTGGCGTCCGAGGTGCAGCCTGGGGCGCAACATGTGGCAGCCATGCGCAAGCGCCTGCAGGAAGTGGGTAAGACGTGCGTGTTCAGCGAGCCGCCATTGCGACCGCGCCTGGCCGAGACCCTGACTGCCGGGCTGCCGGTGCGTTTGGCTGAGCTGGATGCACTGGGTGGCACCGACCCGGTGGATGGCAAGGGTTACGAGCGCTTGCTGGAGAAGCTGGGTGGTGAGCTGGCGGGGTGCCTGGAACAGCTGTAA